The following coding sequences are from one Salvia hispanica cultivar TCC Black 2014 chromosome 3, UniMelb_Shisp_WGS_1.0, whole genome shotgun sequence window:
- the LOC125215304 gene encoding thiol:disulfide interchange protein TxlA homolog isoform X1, translated as MNPAPKHPLFCVKWPWNSNLNLNNNNPPCTLDTPWVFKSVRNLGAAAFKLINSTANTHLRFNNQETSRSEQVQGEAEQRAFAAALATTRDATLLEFYSPKCRLCNSLLPFVTEIENRNSDWLNIVMADAENDMWLPELLHYDIKYVPCFVLVDKHGNALAKTGVPNSRLHVVAGVSHLLKMRRPVKN; from the exons ATGAATCCAGCCCCAAAACACCCTCTTTTCTGCGTAAAATGGCCCTGGAACAGCAACCTCAATTTGAACAATAACAATCCCCCCTGTACCCTCGATACTCCTTGGGTTTTCAAGTCTGTGAGGAATTTGGGCGCTGCCGCCTTCAAATTGATTAACTCCACTGCTAACACCCATCTCCGATTCAACAATCAAGAGACCAGCAGATCCGAACAAGTGCAAGGAGAGGCTGAGCAAAGAGCATTCGCTGCCGCCCTAGCCACCACCAGAGATGCCACACTGCTTGAGTTTTACTCTCCCAAGTGTAGGCTCTGTAATTCTCTGCTCCCATTTGTCACAGAAATCGAGAACCGCAACTCTGATTGGCTCAACATTGTTATGGCTGATGCTGAGAATGATATGTGGCTACCTGAG CTTCTCCATTATGACATCAAGTATGTACCGTGCTTCGTCCTAGTTGATAAACACGGCAATGCCCTCGCGAAAACAGGCGTTCCAAACAGTCGACTCCATGTTGTGGCTGGTGTTTCCCATCTGCTCAAAATGAGACGCCCTGTGAAGAATTAG
- the LOC125215304 gene encoding thiol:disulfide interchange protein TxlA homolog isoform X2, with the protein MNPAPKHPLFCVKWPWNSNLNLNNNNPPCTLDTPWVFKSVRNLGAAAFKLINSTANTHLRFNNQETSRSEQVQGEAEQRAFAAALATTRDATLLEFYSPKCRLCNSLLPFVTEIENRNSDWLNIVMADAENDMWLPEVVFFSSLSTSSSPL; encoded by the exons ATGAATCCAGCCCCAAAACACCCTCTTTTCTGCGTAAAATGGCCCTGGAACAGCAACCTCAATTTGAACAATAACAATCCCCCCTGTACCCTCGATACTCCTTGGGTTTTCAAGTCTGTGAGGAATTTGGGCGCTGCCGCCTTCAAATTGATTAACTCCACTGCTAACACCCATCTCCGATTCAACAATCAAGAGACCAGCAGATCCGAACAAGTGCAAGGAGAGGCTGAGCAAAGAGCATTCGCTGCCGCCCTAGCCACCACCAGAGATGCCACACTGCTTGAGTTTTACTCTCCCAAGTGTAGGCTCTGTAATTCTCTGCTCCCATTTGTCACAGAAATCGAGAACCGCAACTCTGATTGGCTCAACATTGTTATGGCTGATGCTGAGAATGATATGTGGCTACCTGAGGTTGtctttttctcctctctctctaccTCTT CTTCTCCATTATGA
- the LOC125215302 gene encoding serine/arginine repetitive matrix protein 1 yields MSGGFFRGTSADQDTRFSNKQAKLLKSQKFPHELENLVDMTKVKIDVIKPWIAKRVTELIGFEDEVLINFIYGLLEGEAVNGKQIQISLTGFMERNTAKFMKELWLLLLSAQQNVSGVPQQFLDAKEEEAKIKKAETDRIANEIQRKKEKEKQEFYEDKAKMDGDGAKSRDNHSELEPNVKHYPRGSTVQQPNEKERHNRNGRRRSSRGSRSPDSPNHSLSSSEQRRSRSISGGPPSRSRSISSERRDRSPPRRSITPRRRHVVRRSRSPRRRPYLNRRSRSNSRRRSPSPVRYRVRSPRRHRSRSPLRRRSRSPVRRRSRSPVRRRSRSPVQRRSRSPVRRRSRSPVQRKSRTPIRRSPVQYKSRTSSRRRSLSPVHSMSPSPIRGRSPVHRRSPSPVRRRSRSPLRRHSPSPRHQSPPARRQYRRSLSTSSHQSMSPVRQRPSIHGRKRSCSPGIQRSPAPQESSSPSNIRRSSLSPVRRGSTKHARSPIHSPGEKARRQKNYSPARRASPSERAEVQSGNRKGTKSAERRSVVSLRSPQRDMLDQRDLSGKPRNSSPSMEKSPSGSDASRGRSGSEERRSISPRGSPRQRRGRMIPPESPNPSRKTSDPKIRRDDSRTSLDDENNMPSREIGQYKNRSSGKSSLMPVEAGDTHGLADSTQSKERQLTNSDRPRDTADHKEHRERRELSTLTKMTDMSMKSREYQGYPQSKDMKIPRIEDGESGFRVPEKEDTPKLLRKSEKNDRNGSSDSALNEETGDHVSKVKEKRKQRKSGRQDAESDEFSSYDSHEDKKEIKKRKREEKKLKKEMRRRRREEEKRRRRGERRSEKQKLKQGDASSSSSDLAGDNSEDESVKRQKLRASNPKDTESEQKRLEIELREKALKSLRARKGSGN; encoded by the exons ATGTCGGGCGGATTTTTCAGG GGCACCTCCGCCGATCAGGATACGCGATTCTCGAACAAGCAAGCGAAGCTTCTCAAGTCTCAGAAATTCCCTCATGAACTGGAAAATCTG GTGGACATGACCAAAGTGAAGATTGATGTTATAAAGCCCTGGATTGCAAAACGTGTGACTGAGCTAATTGGGTTTGAAGATGAAGTGCttatcaatttcatttatGGTCTTTTGGAGGGAGag GCAGTTAATGGGAAGCAGATTCAGATTTCACTGACTGGATTTATGGAGAGAAATACTGCAAAGTTTATGAAGGAGCTCTGGTTATTGCTTCTCAGTGCGCAGCAAAATGTAAGCGGTGTCCCTCAACAATTTCTGGATGCAAAAGAAGAGGAAGCTAAAATAAAGAAG GCAGAGACAGATCGGATAGCCAATGAAAttcaaagaaagaaagagaaagagaagcaAGAATTTTATGAGGATAAAGCAAAGATG GACGGTGATGGAGCAAAATCAAGAGACAATCATAGTGAGTTGGAGCCTAATGTGAAGCATTATCCCAGGGGTTCTACTGTTCAACAGCCAAATGAGAAAGAGCGTCACAATAGAAATGGCCGGAGAAGAAGCAGCAG GGGTTCACGTTCTCCGGATTCACCTAACCACTCGCTATCTTCCAG TGAGCAGCGGAGGTCAAGAAGCATTTCTGGGGGACCACCATCAAGAAGTCGGTCCATTTCCTCCGAAAGACGTGATCGCTCTCCACCTAGACGGTCTATTACACCTCGCCGGCGTCATGTTGTTCGGCGATCTCGCTCTCCAAGGCGTAGGCCATATTTGAATCGAAGATCGAGGTCTAACTCACGGCGCAGATCTCCTTCCCCTGTGCGATATCGAGTTCGTTCTCCAAGGCGACATAGATCGCGTTCTCCCTTGCGCCGTAGGTCACGGTCCCCTGTACGGCGTAGGTCACGGTCCCCTGTACGGCGTAGGTCACGGTCCCCTGTACAGCGTAGGTCACGGTCCCCTGTAAGGCGTAGGTCACGATCCCCTGTGCAACGTAAGTCAAGGACGCCCATACGGAGATCACCAGTTCAGTACAAGTCAAGAACGTCTTCACGACGCAGATCCCTTTCTCCTGTGCATAGCATGTCACCTTCCCCTATCAGAGGAAGATCCCCTGTGCATCGCCGGTCACCATCTCCTGTGCGCCGCCGTTCACGATCTCCATTGCGGCGGCACTCACCATCTCCACGTCATCAGTCTCCTCCTGCAAGAAGGCAGTACCGCCGCTCTCTGTCAACTTCATCACATCAATCTATGTCTCCTGTTCGACAAAGGCCCTCGATACATGGTAGAAAAAGATCATGTTCTCCAGGGATTCAAAGATCTCCTGCCCCTCAAGAATCAAGTTCCCCCTCAAATATTCGTCGAAGTTCCCTTTCACCAGTTAGGAGAGGATCAACAAAGCATGCAAGATCACCTATCCATTCTCCTGGAGAAAAAGCTag AAGGCAAAAGAATTATTCCCCTGCTCGTCGTGCTTCTCCCAGTGAAAGAGCTGAAGTTCAGTCAGGGAATCGTAAAGGAACAAAATCTGCAGAACGGCGGTCTGTTGTATCTCTGAGGTCACCACAGAGGGATATGCTGGATCAAAGAGATTTGAGTGGAAAACCTCGAAACTCGTCACCGTCCATGGAAAAGTCCCCATCCGGATCAGATGCTTCCAGGGGCAGAAGTGGCAGTGAAGAAAGAAG GTCTATTAGTCCTCGTGGTAGCCCTCGCCAAAGGAGGGGAAGAATGATACCGCCTGAGAGTCCAAATCCTTCGCGAAAAACCTCTGATCCTAAAATTCGTCGTGATGATTCTAGGACAAGTTTGGATGATGAAAACAATATGCCTAGCAG GGAGATTGGACAGTACAAAAATAGGTCTTCAGGGAAAAGTTCTTTGATGCCCGTGGAAGCTGGTGATACTCATGGTCTAGCTGATAGCACACAGTCAAAAGAGCGGCAACTGACGAACAG TGACAGGCCACGTGACACTGCTGATCATAAAGAACACCGCGAACGGAGAGAGTTGTCGACACTTACAAAAATGACTGATATGAGTATGAAAAGTAGGGAATATCAGGGCTATCCTCAATCCAAGGATATGAAAATTCCTCGCATAGAAGATGGTGAGAGTGGTTTTCGGGTCCCAGAAAAGGAAGATACACCTAAATTGTTGAGGAAGTCTGAGAAGAATGATCGTAATGGTTCATCGGATTCTGCCCTAAATGAGGAGACTGGTGATCATGTGAGTAAAGTCAAAGAAAAGAGGAAGCAGAGGAAATCGGGTAGACAAGATGCTGAATCAGATGAGTTCTCTAGCTATGATTCCCATGAAGACAAGAAGGAGATCaaaaagaggaaaagagaagaaaaaaaattgaaaaaggagATGCGCCGGCGACGGCGGGAGGAGGAGAAACGCCGTCGAAGGGGTGAGAGGCGCTCAGAGAAGCAAAAGCTGAAGCAAGGTGATGCTAGTAGTTCATCATCAGATCTTGCAGGTGATAATTCTGAAGATGAAAGTGTTAAAAGGCAGAAGTTGCGAGCAAGCAACCCTAAAGACACGGAATCTGAGCAGAAAAGGCTAGAGATAGAGCTGCGTGAGAAGGCTCTTAAGTCACTTCGAGCCAGAAAGGGCTCCGGAAACTAA